caattgggcggagctctggcgtgttgggagggttcttgtcctttggaaccacctgcacgttgttggcggcgtaccactccatggcctttttaccgtgatggcaagatgccaaatccggccaaaacaaccggaacaaccgtgtttcttcaggaaaggcagcagacgtttattcaaacactctttctcgtaaatttcttggttgacagtcccggaagctgtgaaaatgctgcttttgaagccacaggtacagatggcttgccaaaccagatatttctttgcgaactttgacagttttatgtgcttgaaaatatctgctacctttccccttccttttgccgtataaaactcctgtcccggaagttgcttgtagtcggctttgacgtaggtttcgtcgtccattaccacgcagtcaaacttcgtcagcatcgtcgtgtacagcctccgggatcgcgctttggccgtcgtattttgtttataatcgcgatttggagtcactaccttcttgtaagtcgatagtccggctcgttttttggctcgatgcacggttgtagacgatacagccagcttatttgcggcatctcggagagagaggttagggtttcgcttgaaactaccggcaactctctttgtcgtctcagcggcttccggttttcgatttccccccgatccagacttcctggctgtcgacaaacgttccccaaacactttaattacatttgtaacggttgatttggcaacttttagcgattttgccagctttgcgtgcgagtagctcggattttcgcgatgcgcgagcaaaattttgatacgctgctcttcttgcatggacggcattttgacaactgaagagtgaattccaaaatcaaaataggagcaacattctacacacacaccttcaaaatgaggggtgttcaggttttttaaatgcaaagttgaaagaaatacgtcaagtttatattgaccaaattttgaccgtatcaccctctaTTTATGCTGACTTAGTACTACTGTTTATGATATTAGTGTTAATGAACTTAGTGCAGCAGAAAACCACAACCTGACCAATTGTTGACAGTGAAATtaaattctttatttaaattggtCGGCTATTGACTTCTGCTGCTTACAATGCAAATAatatttagttatatatatgCTACATAATATAGCAGCGTAATGGTATAATGTAGCTGCGTTCCTGAACATTATCCCCCACGTTGAATGCTACAGGTTCAACTAATAGAAGACATTTAAATTTCGGGTGACGTGTCCAGAATGATCCCTTCGAGAACATTGCGTGATTGTTATCTCAGATAAAAATGTCACTGCTTGGTTGAAGACAGTTGCGAATGTCATCGCTGGAGAGTGCATGTATTCATCTCGCTAGAGATTGCTCGCAAAGTATTCTGGTTGGGGATGTATCGCAACAAGGGTGCCGTTCTCGTTTGCGGTCACCGCAAATATCTTCAACAACTCAAACGTTTGCTGGTCAACTAGAGGGAGTCTTATCTCGAACGTAACCTTGTTCTTAGTGACTGCTGCTTTTGCTCGCATGATTTTGTAGAATTGAATGAGGTCAATGTCATCGAAAGGTAGAACTCGTGATACCGGTAGATGAGCCTTGATTAGGTTAATTTCTCTTTGCAGCTGATCCGGCGTTAGTAAGGATGGACTGATCCTACCGTGATGAGAGTCTGTAAGAACATTAATGGTTTCCGCTTCAACTTGGCTTAGTCTTGTTGCTGCTAGAGTTAGTTCGTTAGCAAGAAGTGCTACTGTGTGAGCTATCCTTAGCTGAACTTCGGCTTCTACCACTTGGTTATGTATCGTCGATATGGTGGTTTGGACTTCATTTATTCTAGTTTTTAAAGATAAATCGTCTTCCTTTATTATGTTTAAGGTCGATAATTGAGGTTTGATTGTGTAGCAGCGATGTGAGGTGGCTTCTGTCCATCTCTGTTCTTAGTATCGTATTGTCCATTTCAGCGGCATAGTCCGCGTCTAGCATTCCAAACAGAGATCTTGCGACATTACCGACAATATTTAGAGCAGCTCTACGCAATCTCCTTGGCATGATGATATCTCTATCTTGGATTAAATCTGCTTGAGTTTGCTTGAGATGAGATGCGAAGTTGTTACACATTGCTTCTTGAGGAGACATCTTGCATAGATTGGAAAGCATCTTTATATGTCAGCGAAGTTGTCAATTTCTGATCTAAAGGGTATAAGATTGTAGTAGACCATGAGCTTCCATTCTGCTGTGGCTATGCGTGCCGTACCAATACCTTCGAAATATAATCCGGGATTTGTGTCAAATGGTTGTGGTCGCATGGGATTGCATAATACAACCAGTAGTATCAGGAGAGCCAGTAGTGTTGTGCACAATAAATTAAAGTTATTGGGCCTCGATCGTTTTGATGTGTTTGGCTCCTGTTCGTATGTTCGCTTTATTCTTTTCCTCCCTCTTCGGTATCATCATTGAATAATGGCGCTAAGCGATGAATTGGCCGTTTAATAACACCTGATGAAGTTTTGATATCGACTACACGCACGTTTCCATCTTGTCCTTTGTAGGGTTTGATGATGCGCCCAAGTGGCCATTGCATGACCGGTACGTTGTCCTCCTTTATGATGACAAGTTGGTCGGGTTTTATAGTTGCTGAGGTTGCCCTCCATTTGTGTCTCTGTTGGAGTTGTGACAAATATTCACTGGACCACCTAGTCCAAAAACTGCGTCTTAGTTCTGACACAAGTTTCCATCTTTTAGATAGTGGTGTTGGTGGCTGGTTTGTTCTGGCGTCAATTTGTGAGGTCAGGGGTTCCCCTATAAGGAAATGACCTTGCGTCAGTGCGGTTAAATCGGTAGGGTTTGAAGATATGGGAGTTAGCGGTCTTGAATTTAAAGTTGCTTCAATTTCTATGACTACCGTTTCCAATTCTTCATAAGTGAGGGAGGCGGTGGAAACCGAAGGCAGAAGTAGATGCTTGGCTGATTTTACCGCAGCTTCCCAAAGGCCTCCGAAATGGGGGGCTCTGGGAGGGATGAATTTAAATTCGATCATTTCTTTGGAACATGTCCATCCAATAGTCTCCTGTGATTCCTTCCCGAATAATGAGATCTCCAGTTGCTTCAGTTGATTTCTAGCCCCAACAAATTTTGTGCCGTTGTCTGAATATGTTAGATCTGTCACAACATCCATGTGGATTGCCTTTGTGGCAAAACAGCAAAAGACTGCGATATACACCTTGTGGGGACTCTTTCCCCTAAGCTTGTAGTGTACCCAAAATGGACCGCAATAATCTACTCCGGTGTTTAAGAAGGGTCGGCATGGCGTTATTCTGTCTTCTGGTAAATCACCCATTATCTGTTGATACATTTTTGGTTTGGCCCTTGTACAACGAATTCAATTGTGAACTGTGTTCCTTGCCATTGTTTTGCCCTTTATAATACAGAATCCCCTTTCTCTTGTAGTGTTTAGCAACGTTTGTGGACCGCAGTAATGGTTTTCATTGTGCAGCATCACGAGGATTACTTTGATGATGGGGTCATTATAAGGCAATATTATTTGATGTTTTTTTCGTATGAGAGATTTGACGCTTCTAGTCTTCCGCCAACTCGAAGAATATCTGATTCGTCAAGGAAGGGGGATAGACTGATAATTGGGCTGGATCTGCTGAGCTCCTTGGTTGTCTTTAACTTGTTAATGTCGTCTTTGAAGTTAGCTGATTGTATGGTTTTGACTATTAGATGCAAGGCTGAAATTAATTCTATTGGGCTTAGTAGCTtcccaacaaacacaaggatgaacatttttcatatcaatttgatagtgaatcccatATTTAACATTAAATTGAATGGCCTTGCAAATTGCttgctttcaacaaattttccaataggtttgaagcattaaaatgagatatagtttgaaaagttgttgctaatacgttgagaaattgttgctaacaTGTTGAActgtactgttgagggtaatgtctgttttttgttgagaacgcgattatctcaacaatttctcaaattgaattctaatctaattctttgaaaaaatgtttgaaagcgtatGGAATAAaagcatttctccaatgcttgtgttAGGTTGCTGGTCGGTCGGCTTACGATGTCCTGCTGTTTTTGATAAATCGCTGCATATAAGCCACAACTCGTTGACGACAACCGAACGAATTGCGGTGATTGATTCTGTAGATGATTTCCTCTTGCGCAGCTGTAGTGACAATAACCGGCATTCGTTTGAATTCTTTCGCGAATTCCTTAGGCCAACAGTCTTCATTTCCATGTAGGAAAAGGGGTCCAGAGAACCACATGTTGCACTCCGGTAATTGTTCTGGTTTTAAACCTCTGGAGATTAAGTCTGCGGGATTATTTTTGGAGTCGACGTGTCGCCATTGACTATTGATGGTGAGGTCTTGTATTTTGCTGATTCGGTTAGCCACAACAGTTTTGAGTGATGATGATGCCGAATTTATCGAATGCACGACAATTTTTGGAATCAGACCAGAAGAAGAGCTGTTTGTCTTCGTATCttagttcattttttgttttgttggccAGTTCTGCTCCTAGAAGTGCTGCACAAAGTTCTAGCCTTGGCAGCGATACCCTTTGGAGAGGCGCAACTCTGGATTTGGCGCACAACAGCCGGACGATTATCCCTTTATTTGGTAGTTTAGATCAAATGTAAACTGTGGCTCCATAAGCTTTTTCTGATGCGTCCACAAAGACGTGCATTTGAATGTGCTGCGCAGTTTGTCCTTCAAACACGTGGCGTGGGATATGGGTGTTGTCTAACATATTTAGTGCATTACGAAAGGCGTGTCATTTTGTTGTTTGATCTTCAGGGAGTTCATCACCCCAAGATATCAGATCCTCCCAAAGTTGTTGAATGAATATCTTGGCTGCCACTACGACTGGGCCTGCCATACCCAGCGGATCGTAGATTCGTGCTTCATCTGATATGACAGATCGCTTAGTTATCATTGAGACTGGCTGATTTGCCCTAAGGCAGAATTGATCCGACTCTGGGCTCCATATTAGTCCCAATGCCATTATTGACGCGTTTTCAAAATCAAGGTTGCCTTCTTGATTGTCTTGCGGTATGTCTTGGAGGAGTTGGCGATGATTTGCACACCACTTCCGAAACTTGAAGCCGGCTTCCTTAAGTAAGAAGGTGAGTTGAGATTGCATTTCCTTAACTGTTACCAAGCTATCTGAACCGCTCATCCCGTCATCGACGTAAAAGTCCTGCGTCAGGATCGTTGCGCCAAGCGGATGTTTGTCCATCCGGATAGTCGCTAGCCTTTGTAGACACCTTGTCGCCAGATAGGGAGCTGATGATGTTCCATAAGTGACGGTGTTTAGTTGAAAATGTCGTACAGGCTTCCCTGGATTATCTCTCCATAAAATGAGTTGAAGGTTCCTGTCTCGTTCGTCCACGAGAATCTGACGATACATTTTTTCGATGTCGGTGGTGAAAACAAATCTGGGTAATCGGAAACGTAGAAGCATTCCAAATATGTCCCCTTGCACTGTTGGACCAGTCAGTAAAATGTCGTTTAGTGACCGATTTGTTGACGTTTTTGCTGAAGCATCAAATACGACTCGAAGTTTAGTTGTGCTGCTTTCCGGACGCAAAACACAGTGATGCGGAATGTAGTACCGAGGGCCTGGCAGGTTTTTGGGATCGATTTGAGTCATGTGATCAAGATCTTCGTATGACTGCATGAAGTCCTTGTATTGTTTTTCAAGATTGTTATCGCGTTTGAATCGTCGTTCCAAGGCAAGGAACCTGGAATATGCGGATGTTTCTGATCCACCAAGTGTTGCGGCATCCTCAGACAGGGGTAGACGAACAACAAATCTTCCATTGAGATCTCTGGTTGTGGTTTGAATGAAGTGAGTTTCACACGCCTGTTCTGCAACTGTGAGATTGCTTTCTGCAGGAACTTCCTcgattttcaagaatttttcaaGTAGTTCGTTTGTTGCTGTATCGTCTTCACTAAAAATTGCACCTGGTGCTTCGGTTGTGCTGTCGTCAGCTAATCGTCCACTGGCGATCCACCCAAGTTTTGTGTTCCTCAGGGCTGGTAAATTGTCTGCTAAGTGCAATGTTAAAGGTCTAGGGGTCAACCAATGAATGGATTGATCCCTATCGAATATTTTTGAAGCTCCTTACCGCTGGTGGGGGGAAACTTCAATATCGACTGCGTGCTCTGATTTACTAATGAATTCCTTTGAGTTTCTTACCACTGGTGGGAGGAAACTCGAAATCAATTAGTATTTTGGGGTCAccaatgaataatttttaatattcagGGAAAATTCCTTTCCTAATGTTGCTCAAGTACAAAACAAGAACAGTTGTATATGGGACATAGGGCACTTGGACCGTATGTCGATGTAGATGATGTAGATGCAAATTGTTCTAACATAATGTTTTATTCCTTTCACGTTATTTATACTAAATAACTGATAATGAATCATAATACTAAATTAGCACGTACCGTATGCTATGTCaatgaattaaataatatttatgctGACTTAGTACTACTGTTTATGATATTAGTGTTAATGAACTTAGTGCAGCAGAAAGCCTCAACCTGACCAATTGTTGACGGTGAAATtaaattctttatttaaattggtCGGCTATTGACTTCTGCTTCTTACAATGCAAATAATATTTAGTTATATATGCTATATAATATAGCAGCGTAATGATATAATGTAGCTGCGTTCCTGAACAAGTCCAAAACAAAAGCCAGAACTTCAATTCCTTGCGAACGTGAGTGAGctcttgcaaatgagccatagatTTCATAATTTCCTTCATCTACTTTTGCTTGAGGTCTTCATGACAGTGACAAAAAAACGATGaattccagcaaaaaatacttcagcagtaagagattAGATGCGCTTTTTGGGATATAtttaagtaggcagtgcatctatGTTACACTGCATGTATCGGTGGCAATAAAGTAAACGAATAATCAAATTAGTTTACGATCATTCGTTGACGTTATAACAACCAACGCATGCAGTATGGATGCAAGAAAAGCAGTACTGTTTTAATTCATACTTACAATGCTATATAATAGGATCATAAATCACTTCTGAGTaatattgctattgaaatgagcaattatatcaatgttctcgcccacaaaaatcagcgctgattcggttgttt
This is a stretch of genomic DNA from Haematobia irritans isolate KBUSLIRL chromosome 4, ASM5000362v1, whole genome shotgun sequence. It encodes these proteins:
- the LOC142235511 gene encoding uncharacterized protein LOC142235511, translating into MYQQIMGDLPEDRITPCRPFLNTGVDYCGPFWVHYKLRGKSPHKVYIAVFCCFATKAIHMDVVTDLTYSDNGTKFVGARNQLKQLEISLFGKESQETIGWTCSKEMIEFKFIPPRAPHFGGLWEAAVKSAKHLLLPSVSTASLTYEELETVVIEIEATLNSRPLTPISSNPTDLTALTQGHFLIGEPLTSQIDARTNQPPTPLSKRWKLVSELRRSFWTRWSSEYLSQLQQRHKWRATSATIKPDQLVIIKEDNVPVMQWPLGRIIKPYKGQDGNVRVVDIKTSSGVIKRPIHRLAPLFNDDTEEGGKE
- the LOC142235512 gene encoding uncharacterized protein LOC142235512 translates to MDGSFMELDNTEIKVVYKLCWSQRQYTPLTLHLADNLPALRNTKLGWIASGRLADDSTTEAPGAIFSEDDTATNELLEKFLKIEEVPAESNLTVAEQACETHFIQTTTRDLNGRFVVRLPLSEDAATLGGSETSAYSRFLALERRFKRDNNLEKQYKDFMQSYEDLDHMTQIDPKNLPGPRYYIPHHCVLRPESSTTKLRVVFDASAKTSTNRSLNDILLTGPTVQGDIFGMLLRFRLPRFVFTTDIEKMYRQILVDERDRNLQLILWRDNPGKPVRHFQLNTVTYGTSSAPYLATRCLQRLATIRMDKHPLGATILTQDFYVDDGMSGSDSLVTVKEMQSQLTFLLKEAGFKFRKWCANHRQLLQDIPQDNQEGNLDFENASIMALGLIWSPESDQFCLRANQPVSMITKRSVISDEARIYDPLGMAGPVVVAAKIFIQQLWEDLISWGDELPEDQTTK